The stretch of DNA TCATCCAGCCTCATCGGCAGCTGAATCATGTTTGTAAGCCACTTGGACTCGCAGCACAATAATCATaaaacgacaacagcaacagctgaggCATCTCCGCCGCTGGTGTATAAAAGAGAACGTCGTCTCGCGGGGCCAGTCACAGTCACGTGGCCACCGACGACATGCTCAGAACTATATCAATTTTGGCTCTGCTTTGGATCTGCAGTGCAGCCAGTATGGCAGATGCCAAGCCGATCTTCATTAAGGTGTTCGCGCCGAGCAGTGGTAATCCAGAAGTCTATTAAGGAATCGTGAGCCCCCAAAGTAACGTTCTGTTCTGCTCGCTTAGGTGTCTCTGCCAGTGGCGGCTACTCGTACGGAAGTAGCAGCGGAAGTACGGCGACAGCCTCGCCCATTAACACACAGCTGATCTCCAACCTGATATCCACCAAAATTCAGCTGCTGAACAGTGTGCTGCAGGCCAAGTCGTCGGGTGGTGGCTTCGGGTTTGGATTCAACAAATTCGTGTCCTTCTCCAGCAGCACTACAACGACGGAGAGGCCAGTCAcgcaccacaccacagagGTAAACACAGACTTTACTCCGGAAGACAGCTCTACTCAAACTACTCAAACCGTCTAcacgacaacaacagaagGTGATATCGAAACGCCGAAGCCCACAGTACATCCCGGCCGTCCAGTCTCGACCAGTACGACAGAAGTGATCACAGGGGAGAGCACTACCGTGGTGGCAGAGCTCACCTCCACGACGAGAGCACCTTCTGGCTACACCTATACCTCTCCGACGCCCTATGCCACTAGCACACTAGGAACCTACTACTTGCCCTCTTCTCTTGCCTAAAACTAATCTAAGACCTTCTACTTAATATATCTATGTACTTGAAATGCACCTTGCATCCGCCCGTAAATGTTAAAGCTTAGTCTTAATTGTGTGCGGTCAAGAGTAAACTTCAACACGTCCATTGAGTATATTTGTGAGTAAGAGTTCCTCTGCCACTTCTGCCATCAGCTTTGGCTTTATTCGTCGCGGAAGTGTTTCCAAACTCCAAACTAGTCGCACAGTGACGATAATGACAATGGCTAGCTCTGTGTGTTCGCCGTTTACCAAGTGGTTTTCCGTCTGGGTGGTtaaaaattagcataaaaacCGGTATCTCTACAAAGAAGATGgacccacaaaataaatattaactaTTTCACTCATCGCCTATACACATTAGTAATAGATTCTAACGCGTGCACCAATTCTCGTGGGGTTtctacaaataaaacaaatgtttcAAGGCCATCAGCATCAACCGGCAGAACCACTTCGAtccaaaaatgcaaacacaactCACTCTTGACTTCTTTAAAAGTTCATCCTTTGTGTTAGACATGCCCAGACATAAATCAAGAATAGCTTGGATAACTCAAGATATCGATCTTAAGATCTGCAAAGAGTATTTTTATTCTGACTAGagtacaacaaaaacgagtacgcgtcacaactatTATACTTGGTACTCAGACAGTAAAGGTATCTGTGTCTTAGGggtttttcgaattttacatttttacatttttacatttttacatctGTTATCTACTTATCTACGCCCTCTTAGCTCGCCACCTTCCTCCCATGACACACGctgcatgaggcatgaggctgCTTGAATGGGTGGGGGGAAGCCCCTGTACATTAATTTCTTGATTctagctataataatgatccaatctaacaGTCAgacggaaacgttttcgaccccaaaaagtatattcgagatcagcatcaatagccgattcgatatagccatgtctgcctgtacgtccgtctgtttgtccgtccgtccgtcttgttgtgCGCCTGGACCTCAGAAACTAtaaaagctaaagccaccaTATTTTGAAGACATTAATTTAAAGTGGCTACCACTATCCCGTCCAGCAGCCTTGCTTACCGCGTAGCGGGTAGTACCTGGTAGTACCGAGATTCGTTTTCAATAGATTTCGAATACCGAACCAGTTTATATTCTCATCGGCGTAGGGCCGATGAATATTAACGAGGAGAAGCGTTATTAGACAGGTCTAAAACCGAGACACTACTCTTATAACCAGTATATGTGTTCCTTTTGTGCGTTGCATACTTCGACTAAAAATGTAATATACCCCTTAGCTTgtcgagtactgggtatacAGAGGGCGACTTGATTTAGTCCGTGTTTAAATAATAACAGAGCTTCTTAGGTCTTACCGAAACAAGTTTAACTTCAGTAGTTTGACCTTGGTGGTTTTTTCGTCTCGTCTGATattgtttgtgtgctttgcACACATCTGCGGAAACTAACACTGGTCTGAGTAACTTTACCATTTACCTCAGAAATGTTCTTATTCGGAGAATCAACCGCCGACTCTgtgaatttcttcattaatATATCGCTGTTTTGCGAATGTATTGCTCTGGGATCAGTTGAGACAACCGTAAATATACAAGTTAATCTAAGACCTAGCCATCAAATGTTGTCCCTTGCCAAATCAGCTCTGCGAATTATTAAGCCTTTCGAACATTAGAAATATAACGCTGCCTAGAGCTTCTAAGCTGACTGCCAGTTGCCACGTGCCACGTGCCTTGTGGCCATCGAGTGCAAGTAAACAAAcggatatatgtacacatgtccTTGGAGAAAGCGACCTTGGGGCTCACAAGGCTAGCGATATAGGTGGGGGTGTTTTCTTTCGCCGGACCGATCTGGCGTCTGCTTGACGCAGTGCGTCTGCGTCTTGTCCATTAGGGCGAGCTGTTTTAAGGGCTTCACTTAAATGTATTTCGATGTGAGAGTTTTATGTTCCCCCAATTTACGATGCCCGTAAACCAAGTACAAATACTGAAAAGCTTCTCGCCAttcgtaaatattttatggcttaAAACTGCTCCCTGCACGGGTAGTGCTGAATGAAAGGACACACCTCCAATGcctgcatgtacatatgtatgtacatatgtaagtatgttaCAAGTTACATTAGCGCTGAAACAATCTATTACAGACTTGTAAAATTCATAGGCCGACATTTCTCATGTTCAATCTGATTTATGCTTAAATCCACTTTGTCGTAATAAATCTATTTTATGTTCCAAAGCTCCAGAGAATCGCTGAAACGATGATGCTACTGAGAGCAACACATTGGGAGTAATTCCTCCTAAAAAAACTCATAAAAGCCCCTTGCGAATGttcataatatttatttcttactTAAGCATTGAGCGCAGGGCTAAGAAtattaattatgtaaatacaaaCACAATCCAAGGAATGTAATCGGACGCATATGACccatataataaatattaacaaattacgcatatgtaaaaaaaactGAGAATATGCAATATCTGAAATTCTGAAGGGCGTTTTGTTAATAGATTAATATATCAAAAGACAAAGGGGTATTGTTTGTATAGCCTTCGTTATACAATCCTATCCAATTCATcgagcaaataaatatattaaacatattttttatagaAATTCCTCAATGTCagaaactttgttttttgcgGCATGCGAGTAATGGAATTCATGGCTAGTATTGTGGCATCATGTGTCGAATGTTATTTGTCACCCATTCTGCTCTCTGTCCCACCCCTTGCTGTAGGAACAACAAGCATGAGAAGTATTGCCACACAGGCACCGGCCGGGCCGGGTCCTTCCAGCCTGCCGGGATGGTGGTTTGTAAAATTCGTAGGAGATATGCAGCGGCACGTGGCCACATAAATAAGAGTATGTTTGCATGCCACTGCCTCCGAGAGTCCTAGGTGTACGGGAACGAGTAGGTGTAGGTACTCacgtatgtatacatatatatgtatatttatgctgtgtgtggcaagtgtgtgAGTAAACATGGCAGAGCGCACGTTGTTCCTCCATCTCCTCCACACTTGTTGAAAGTAGCTACGCACATGACGTCGCACGGTTCATTAGCTCGAAAAAATATTAGCGCCAACAGGGCGTATGAGCGACATTATTCTCATAAGAGCTTGTGCGGCAACGCGGTTTGTGTAGTGGCACGCAGACGTTGAAATTTTTCGAtccgtggcagccacagctggGACATGGACGTGGACGCGGCTGGCGGGTCTGACtggctccgactctgactGCGAGTCTGCTTCTGCCTGCATCCGCTGGCAAACCGCCGAATACTTTAGAATGtattttcgtttggtttttgtgtgctcctCTCGTCGTCTCTGACCACTTTATTCCTTTGCCGTTTTGTTGCTCTGCACCGCTGCTCCCAATTGCGTTCGTTTCCCGGCCCAGAGCTCGCAGTGGTTTCAGAAATTGCGTTGGCATTGCAAATAACCTGCTTGTGCGTTTTAGTCCTCAACTCCAGTTCCAACTCGAGGCCCGAGGTTTCCTGATACGCGGTTGCTCCGCTGCATGGTAGCGAGCGTCTGACTTGAAGCGGAGAACGAGAACCACAGTGCAAGTTCCAgtgccaactgccaactgccagcagacagacagatgctCCAAAGTACGTAAATAAACGAGTGTATGGGGTAGCTAAAGTTGGGCAAAAATGAAGAGATCTGAAAATCATTTCCTGGCCAGGGAACGTGATTGTAGAGTTTCGATTATTCTGGATCTGTGTTATGGGTTTCA from Drosophila subobscura isolate 14011-0131.10 chromosome O, UCBerk_Dsub_1.0, whole genome shotgun sequence encodes:
- the LOC117896432 gene encoding uncharacterized protein LOC117896432 isoform X3, with the protein product MLRTISILALLWICSAASMADAKPIFIKVFAPSSGVSASGGYSYGSSSGSTATASPINTQLISNLISTKIQLLNSVLQAKSSGGGFGFGFNKFVSFSSSTTTTERPVTHHTTEKVISKRRSPQYIPAVQSRPVRQK
- the LOC117896432 gene encoding mucin-5AC isoform X2 is translated as MLRTISILALLWICSAASMADAKPIFIKVFAPSSVSASGGYSYGSSSGSTATASPINTQLISNLISTKIQLLNSVLQAKSSGGGFGFGFNKFVSFSSSTTTTERPVTHHTTEVNTDFTPEDSSTQTTQTVYTTTTEGDIETPKPTVHPGRPVSTSTTEVITGESTTVVAELTSTTRAPSGYTYTSPTPYATSTLGTYYLPSSLA
- the LOC117896432 gene encoding mucin-5AC isoform X1 — translated: MLRTISILALLWICSAASMADAKPIFIKVFAPSSGVSASGGYSYGSSSGSTATASPINTQLISNLISTKIQLLNSVLQAKSSGGGFGFGFNKFVSFSSSTTTTERPVTHHTTEVNTDFTPEDSSTQTTQTVYTTTTEGDIETPKPTVHPGRPVSTSTTEVITGESTTVVAELTSTTRAPSGYTYTSPTPYATSTLGTYYLPSSLA